A window of the Tunturibacter empetritectus genome harbors these coding sequences:
- a CDS encoding M23 family metallopeptidase: MRDRRHLLTLWALVLFTVPAVASPAANPTAKSDQFTPLIASAHTPNARPFLGTDNRIHIVYELLLTNTNATPATLQTIDVVDASSPSTVLAGYSGKQLLTHLRSTNGAPVTDTTIEFNGSRLFLLDIALDQSASLPAHLAHHLELLGGATPAREPATPTHLSYTAAPITLLHKLPTIGPPLRGKGWVVLNGCCGLTGAHRSTGLAINGDIFYAQRFAIDWMLLDKEGRLIHGDAANVRNYTAYDADVIAVADATVVSTRNDLTDQVPGVMPDPKTINLENVDGNHVVLNLGDGVFAFYAHLQKGSVLVSPGDHVKRGQLLGKLGNTGNTSGPHLHFHLMEGASELGSNGIPYAIDHFDFAGQISAQQFQDAKDLEGVWNKGLLPTPSPRHDQFPLDLDIIDFPTR; encoded by the coding sequence ATGCGCGATAGACGACATCTCCTCACCCTCTGGGCCCTGGTTCTGTTCACCGTCCCGGCGGTGGCGAGCCCCGCGGCAAACCCCACAGCAAAATCCGATCAGTTCACGCCCCTCATCGCCTCAGCCCACACCCCCAACGCCCGGCCCTTCCTCGGAACCGACAACCGCATCCACATCGTCTACGAGCTTCTCCTCACCAACACCAACGCCACCCCGGCAACCCTCCAAACCATCGACGTCGTCGACGCCTCCTCGCCTTCGACCGTCCTCGCCGGCTACTCCGGCAAGCAGCTCCTCACTCACCTGCGAAGCACAAACGGCGCACCCGTCACCGACACCACCATCGAGTTCAACGGCTCGCGTCTCTTCCTCCTCGACATCGCCCTCGATCAGTCCGCATCTCTCCCCGCACACCTGGCCCACCACCTCGAGCTGCTGGGCGGGGCCACACCAGCGCGCGAACCCGCCACACCAACCCATCTCAGCTACACCGCCGCACCCATCACCCTTCTGCACAAACTCCCCACCATCGGTCCGCCCCTCCGCGGCAAAGGCTGGGTCGTCCTCAACGGATGCTGCGGCCTCACCGGCGCCCACCGCTCTACCGGCCTCGCCATCAACGGAGACATCTTCTACGCCCAACGCTTCGCCATCGACTGGATGCTCCTCGACAAAGAGGGCCGCCTCATCCACGGAGACGCCGCCAACGTTCGCAACTACACCGCATACGACGCTGACGTCATCGCAGTCGCAGACGCCACCGTCGTCAGCACACGCAACGACCTCACCGACCAGGTCCCCGGAGTCATGCCCGACCCAAAGACCATCAACCTTGAAAACGTAGACGGAAACCACGTCGTCCTCAATCTCGGCGACGGAGTCTTCGCCTTTTACGCGCACCTGCAAAAAGGGTCTGTCCTGGTCTCGCCAGGCGACCACGTCAAACGCGGCCAGCTCCTCGGCAAGCTCGGAAACACCGGCAACACCTCAGGGCCGCACCTGCACTTTCACCTCATGGAAGGAGCCTCGGAGTTAGGCTCGAACGGCATCCCCTACGCGATTGATCACTTCGACTTCGCCGGCCAGATCTCCGCGCAACAGTTTCAAGACGCCAAGGATCTCGAAGGCGTCTGGAACAAAGGCCTCTTGCCCACACCCTCGCCACGCCACGATCAGTTCCCGCTCGACCTCGACATCATCGACTTCCCAACCCGGTAG
- a CDS encoding response regulator gives MAAAKLLLVDDDETILLTLDIILRKHGFDVTVASTVTEALKRISSEVFDVLLSDLHMPGPGDGLTVVSAMRHANPKAVTILLSSFPQMDAAAQAIMLQTDEILVKPMDVNMLVDAIKQRLAAGPTRVRIVESVATILERSTESTISDWYELVEKEESLMAIPMTFQLRSGHLPQVFLDLVLRLRSSKILGTKEIFSAAAELHGTTRRKQGYTAAMMVEESRMLQVSVFNTLQKNLANIDFSVVLIGVMTIADEIDSQLAQAMKSYLAESVVDALPA, from the coding sequence ATGGCAGCCGCGAAGCTTTTATTAGTCGACGACGACGAGACAATACTCCTTACCCTCGACATCATTCTAAGAAAACATGGCTTTGACGTTACGGTTGCTTCAACCGTAACCGAAGCTCTCAAGCGCATCAGCTCCGAGGTCTTCGACGTCCTTCTCAGCGATCTCCACATGCCCGGTCCAGGAGACGGCCTCACCGTCGTCAGCGCCATGCGGCACGCCAACCCAAAAGCCGTCACCATACTGCTGAGTTCGTTTCCCCAAATGGACGCCGCGGCTCAGGCGATCATGCTCCAGACCGACGAAATTCTCGTTAAGCCAATGGACGTAAACATGCTGGTGGATGCCATCAAACAACGGCTCGCCGCCGGCCCCACTCGTGTCCGCATAGTCGAGAGCGTCGCCACCATTCTTGAACGCTCCACCGAAAGCACCATCAGCGACTGGTACGAACTCGTCGAAAAGGAAGAGTCGTTGATGGCAATTCCAATGACATTCCAACTGCGCTCCGGCCATCTACCTCAGGTCTTCTTGGATCTCGTCCTGCGTCTCCGTTCCTCAAAGATTCTTGGCACCAAAGAAATCTTCTCGGCGGCAGCCGAATTGCACGGCACCACACGCCGCAAACAGGGCTACACCGCTGCCATGATGGTCGAGGAGTCGCGCATGCTCCAGGTCAGCGTCTTCAACACCCTGCAGAAAAACCTTGCGAACATTGACTTCAGCGTTGTACTGATCGGAGTTATGACCATCGCCGACGAGATCGATTCACAACTCGCTCAGGCAATGAAGAGCTATCTCGCAGAGTCCGTCGTCGACGCTCTTCCGGCATAA